The sequence ttggagaaatagctcttcagatcttttgcccatttaaaaattgggtCATGTGTCTTTTCACTGATGAGTTGGAAGGGCTCtttattctagatacaagtcccttatcagatatatgatttgcaaatattttctattctttgggttctcttttcactcttttgATAGCATCCTCAGAAATACACAGGTTTTAAGTGTTCATGAAGcccaatttacttttttcttttctagcttgtgcttttggtgtcatacctaaGAATCCCTTGCCAAATCTGAGGTATCCCGAGGTttccttctaagaattttataattttagttcttaTAAGGAAGTCTTTGagccatttggagttaattttttttatatggtgtaagaacaagtgtccaactttattctttggCACGTGGCTATCCAGTTTCCCCAGTGTAATTTGTTTAAAAGATCCTTCTTCCCCCATTTGGGTGGTCTTGGCATCCTGGTTGAAAATCAGTTGCCCACAAacacatgattttatttctggACCCTCAATTCCATTCCATGGATCACATTGTATATCTATCTACCCGTAAGCTGGTACCACACAgttgtgaattcttttttttttttaaattttttcaagtgtttgtttatttttgagagagacagagacagaatgcgagtgggttggagcagagagagagggaggcacagaatctgaagcaggctccaggctccaggctcccagctgtcagcacagcacaaagcccgacgcggggctcgaactcatgagccgtgagatcatgacctgagctgaagtcggacgctcaaccgactgagccacccaggtgccaccccgcCCCCggcttttttaaattgaagaatcATTGCCATATACTATCCCCCTAGTTTCAGGTGTCAATTATAGTGATTCGATATTTTTATACGTTAACAAAACGATGTCCACAGTAAATCTAGTTACTGTCCGTCTCCACGCACTGTTGTGAGTTCTGTTGCTTTTTTTGTCACCACCTCATTGCCCGGAACACTGGTTCACATATCTGTTGGGTGTTCAGAGCCCAGCAACTAAATACCACCAGGAACACACCTGTAGTCCAAAAAAGTTAGGTTTATTTAGCTTGTGCAGCAAAGTACATGCCCTACAGGATCTCCAGAGAATCTCAAAAGGAAGGTCCCAAGAGAGGCCTCTTAGAGGGTTCAGGTTGGTGTGGAGCGATTCGAGAAGAGGTTGGGAAAGCAGAGGCGGTCTGGGGTTGGGTGCTGTCTAGAAGTTGGAGGGGATTCAGTAACAGGGATCTTCATCAATACCTAGGAGGGGGGAGGATTAAAGTCGGCTGGAGCCGCTGGCCTGGAGTGGCCTTGTCTGTGTGCCCTTCTGAACATGGTCTTTGTTCCTCCGGGGACTTCTTGGTCTGATTGTCAGCCGGGCTGTTTTCTGGAAGCCAACGGATGTCCCCGCAGCAGAAGAACTAGAGCTCCGACAGGCAGCCAAGGCAGACCCCACATATCCTACATCTACCTCTCAAGCTTGTTTCTGGGGCCAACACACGGAcagggggcaggtgggcagggtgggACGTGCACACTGGCCAGAGTCCAGACCACCAACTCACCGTGTGGGGTGCCCTAGTCATGTtcctttcctgggcctcagtttcctcatctgtattaTAGGGAGATGGGATGGACTGTGCCTCGACCTCGATGGGATGGACAGTGCCTGGACCTCCTTCCAGTTCCTGATCTGTGACGTAGCTGTCTTCATATGCtatttcagagagagggaaatctTCGGTGAAaccagccctccacccccaccacgccacacgcgcacacacacacacacacacacacacactttgtctctctctccctctctctcttctccccaccacaCAGCTGACGCATCTGGCCTCAAGTCCCTATTCAGTCTTTCAGCTCAGCGGCAACCAGACATTTGGATTTTATACCTGGCAAAGTTTTCTAAAACGTTCTTGGGATCCACATAGGGTTGCCAACATTTTCCTTTGTCAAATAGGACATTAAAAGCCACATTAAAAACCACCTGTTGCAAGCATTGTGTCACGAAAGGATAACAAGTAAAATAAAGGATAACACTGCCTTGACTCCCCTCATTTCTTGGACAATGGAGGAAGGTCCTCTTGGAACGGACTGTTCCCACCTAGGTTTGGGCCGGGCTGCCTCATTTCACAGCtttgactcattaaaaaaaaagcagataccACGGAAGAGTCAGCCTCAATTGTCCGTAAGGGAATGATGGGCTCTTGGAGGGGGTGCTGGCAGGCAGATGGAGGTGTGGGAAGAGCTCAGATCTTGGCTCTGGACCCCAGGTCTCTGGCAGTTGCGCCCACCAAGAAGGACCCATGGGCGCACAGACGTATCTCCACCGCCTCCCTAGTTGTGAGATTGGAAACACAGGCCTGGGAGAAAGCGTGGAGGACTTGTGAAGCTCTAATCAAATGAAGGCTGAACTAGACTCGTCCCTCGGGCCTCAGCGCTTCCCTAACTGGCCCCTTCTTCGTCCAGGCATTTCCCCCTCCAGTGTTCACCCAGAGCCTGTGAGAaataaggggtgtgtgtgtgtgattccaGTAACCTCCAGAGGTGTTTTTGTGGAAGGGAGTAAGAAGTGGAGAGTAAGTTGTCTACCCCCAGAATGATGTGGTGggtctgggtttgttttttttttaactctttaggGTCACAGAATGACGCACGGCATCCGTGGGTTCCCTCTAGACAGTGAAGCGCGAATTTAAAGATGGGacccctcccacaccccagccCAATCTCCCGGGGCCTAGAATGTACTCGGCTACTGTGCCTTTAAAACGTGCTCCAGTCCACAAAGGAAACCAATCAGCAGATGGGGGAGGAGCGACTTGGGAGCCTGGCCACCAGCCTTGCCTCTGAGGAAGAGTGACAGCCTCCTGAGGGAGCCTGAGCAAACTTGTTTAAAGGAACAGTGTCCCAGATGGGCCACTCTCAAGGTGTTAAGACTTCCAGAGCTCCTGAATTGACCAATGCATCCTCAGAGTGCCTGccgcccctacccccacccccaagatgaTAATTTGCTGGGAAGGACGAGTGATTTATCTGTCTAATTgggcttttatttgcattttaaatcacGCTCTTTTGCTAAACTAATGGACCCCCTATTTATAGATGACTCCAACACAAAGTGACTACTAATTACTACAATTAATATCACGTTAAGGGCTTGCCAGCCAACTTCACAGCAACTTGTATCGCCTACTCATTTTCAATTAAGGCACATTGACAGGGAGAATACGTGGTTATTAAGAGCGAGCCCTGGGGTGTAATTACCACTCACAAGGTCATTAAGCAACTCCCCTGCCGGGTTGGCACCTTggagcctgggggctggggggggggcccagATCTGTGCCCTACCCTGGGGCCATAAAGCCTCAGTGCCCCAGGCTGCCAGGGCAGCTGGGGgtctggctctgagctgcccgGAGGTGGAGTAGATGATGCCAGAAGGGGTTGGGATGGGAGAGCCAGGCAGGGAGGCTGAGGAAGAGATCCGCCCTTTCTCGAAGACAGCCACCGGAGAGCTGAGGGAACTGCAGGCTTCCTGGAGCAGCAGGTGTGTATGGAGGCCTCCTCCGGGACAGGGAGGGGGTTGGCAGCAGGGCTGTGGGACTGAGGGGATGAGGGCCGCAGAAGGAGACCAGCTTCCAGAGCACTGTGTGGGGGCAGGGCCTACGAGCCTGGCAGGTAGAGAATGGGCTTCGGAGATAGGAGGAGGTCCCTGCTCCAAATGCAGAGGAATGGTCCCTTCTGACTAAGAGGAGGAGACCTTGAAGGTGAGGAGAAGTcttggcagagaaagaaaaggcctggaaggggtggggaggggggcagaggcagaagtcaAGGGAAAGTGAGCACCTCGAGAGGGTGCTCTTGTGGCTGATGGTCCCCtcattcttcctcttccccttggCAGAGGCCAACCTGCTATGGACCAGGTACAGGCTGGTGGGGAGATTCTGGAGCCCAAACCCCCACCAGGCAACCTGTGGCCTCAGGGTCAAGGACGCTGTGGTAGGGTGATGAGAAGCCCCTGGCAATGGCATGCCGGAGCTCCTGAGGGCCCACCTCCAGCCTTCCCCATTCTGCCTTCCAGCACTTCATGTTTACAGCTCAGAAATTACCAtggtggtggggcgcctggttggcgcagtcagttgggcatccgacttcagctcaggtcatcatctcatggctggtgagttcgagccccgcgtcgggctctgtgctgacagctcagggcctggagcctgcttcggattctgtgtctccctctctctgagcccctcccccactcacacatatacacacacacactctctctctcaaaaataaagcttaaaaaaaaaaaaaaaaaaaaaaaaaagaaattaccgcAGTGGAGGATTCAGACCACAGAAGTCTGCAAAGACTGTGGAACAGGGTGTTTTTTCCCTCAGGTAACCAGCTGCTGAGCAGATACCGGCAGTTACTGCCCTGGGTCAGCCCATCAGGGCGGTGTGTAGGGCCTTCTTTGATGTCCTTAGCACTTGGCCTGTGTACGTGTAGTCTGCCCAGGACTGAGTTCCACAGGCATCCAGTGGAAGCCCACTTCTAAGAAGCAAGCCACATGGGTAGCACAGGGGTTCGCAAATGAGGCCGGATCCCCGTGGTCCACTCTAGACCTGTTGTCTTGATTTGGGGAAAATGCATAGGTCTGGGGAGACCCTCCCTCCCCGTCTTTGGCCTCAGACCCTCCCTAGACACCCCACCACCCAGGCTGGCACCCACCCCCACCTACGGCCTCATCAGGAAGGGGCACTGGGCCTTCACGGGCCAGAGCGGAGGGGAGGGAGTGCACTGGGCCCTCCAGGGGAGAACTGGGGTAGGCGTGAGTGTGTGAGAAGTTCCTGCTGCCCCTGCTCTTCTGGAAGGTTCTTcctacctgccccctccccgacAAATCCTCCCCAGGCTCTGTCTGTACCACGTCCATTGCCTTGTTTCTTGGCACCCCTACCCTTTCTAAATCGCCTCTAGCGGCTTCTCtattcctcctctgctccccaagTGCTGGATGCTGCATCAGTGTTGGTggagagaaggggggaaaggcagggagagggggcgggAGGAATTATAGTTCTGTGGATCAGGATTAGGTTTGCCTACGCAAAAATGATGGGGGACAAACAGGACAGAAGTTTCTCTCTCACCTTGATATAGGCAATCCGGGGCTGGTCCTTGGTGGTCAGCTGTTGCTCTTCTGTCCTCACAACGTGGCCTCCGTCTCGTGGTCAGAGATGGCAGCCAATCACTTGTCCGCCTTCCAGCCCAGGGGCAGCAGGAAAGGGCGGGAAGAGGAACACGCTTGTCCCCTTTCCGGGCTTCCTGAAATCCACACATGGCCGCACGCGGCTGCCAAGGAGGGCTGTGGGATTGTGCAGCCACTTCATTTCCACCCCAAAAGCAGGGTTTTATCGCAAAGGCAGGGATGGATGTGGAGGGACAAGAGCAGTCCATCACGCAGTGACTGTGGCACGCCTTGACAGGATGGTCAATGTCGGTGACAGTTGGAAGGACTCCTGGCCCTGGACAGCTGCTGCCAGCTGCCACACCCCGCAGTCCCTTTGGGGATGGCTGAAAGGGTGTCAGGGTCCAGGAATAGGAAGAACCAGGGCGGTCTTCGGCCTCCTTTCCTGGCCATTGAGACATTCCCCGCTTCTAGGGCTGGGACTGGGCGTTCTCGCCTGGCCCTCTGTGGAGCCAGAGAACTTTCTTCCACAGCACAGGTGTGTGTGCAGCTGAGGGCCCAGCCAGGAGCTGGCAGCCCGCCCCCAAGGCTgtcgggagggagggggcggggaggagatcCTTAAATagaggagaggaggctggagggtGACAAGAAGCAAGGGCCAGGGCATTTCAGATCCAGAGAACCTAGACTAACTGAAAGCAGAGACCACAAGGGGCAGGGGGCACTTGCAGAGAGGTGGGCAGTTTGGTGGGACCAGAAGCGTGGGCTGAGTGTGgaagtggggtggagagaggttAGGGCCATCTGTGTTTCCACGTAGTCCTACGTGATTGCTCAGTTTCCCCACGGTCCCCCCCAGCACTTGCTGTATGTCAGGCATCCTTCTTAGAATAGGAAATgctttatcagtatttttttcctccccagagATCCCATGAGAGACAAGCTGCCTGTTTTATAGGCTCAGATGTGCCCCGCTCAGGGGCTAAGGAACCTTGCCATAAAACCCAAGTAGGAAGTGCCATGGAGTGCAGCCCCAGAAGGCAGGGTATCACACAGCCCTGCAGAACCTGGGACTGTCTCCCCAGGAGCTGGGTcatctcctcacccccaccccccaactcaggCTCAGTCTCTCCTAGCTGTGTTCACCCTTCCAGTAGCATCCAGTATAACTTCACCTAGGCTTCCTGGGGCTCCCACCGACTTTTCCCCAGCTCCcacagtacccccccccccaccccacctccctggcAAATGAAACCTACACCTTCTCCCACCACTCAGGGCTCAAAAGGCAGTCAGAAGGGGGAGGCAGTCAGAAGGGGGAGGTCACCAGGGCTGTGTCTCCATTCCTGGGCCAAGTGCAGACAGGATTTTTCTCTGGGCAAAGAGTATGTTTAGGGGCTTTAGTCCACTAAGCCATCTCGCTCTGAATGGCAGGGACAGAgcttggtgggggggtggggggatgggggaatgggggtgggaaggggttgTCGCTGCCCACCAGTGAAGAGAaggcatatagtaggcactaaATAACTGATAAGCATGCTTCTTGTCTTTCCCATCATAACACAAAGTGCTTTGTGAACATTTCCGGTTACTCATGAAAATCTACGAATGACTATCTTCTTTTATGACAATTTAAACAaatttagcattttcatttttccccaaatttcctttttaGGTGTAGGTAGGGATCAGGTTTAGATTCGAGGTTATAAAGCCCAAAGA is a genomic window of Panthera uncia isolate 11264 chromosome B2 unlocalized genomic scaffold, Puncia_PCG_1.0 HiC_scaffold_24, whole genome shotgun sequence containing:
- the LOC125938344 gene encoding uncharacterized protein LOC125938344 → MSQWPGKEAEDRPGSSYSWTLTPFQPSPKGLRGVAAGSSCPGPGVLPTVTDIDHPVKACHSHCVMDCSCPSTSIPAFAIKPCFWGGNEVAAQSHSPPWQPRAAMCGFQEARKGDKRVPLPALSCCPWAGRRTSDWLPSLTTRRRPRCEDRRATADHQGPAPDCLYQAYEDSYVTDQELEGGPGTVHPIEVEAQSIPSPYNTDEETEAQERNMTRAPHTVLMKIPVTESPPTSRQHPTPDRLCFPNLFSNRSTPT